Proteins from a genomic interval of Candidatus Flexicrinis proximus:
- a CDS encoding aldo/keto reductase: protein MKTKRLGSSGVEVSSMCLGAMYFGSRNDRTLSYRILDRYLGAGGTFIDTANIYAWWVEGFHGGESETLLGEWMRERGNRQRVFLASKVGFQYGDVPKRLTSALIIQECEKSLKRLGVETIDLYYAHVDDRLTPLEESFEAFDHLVRSGKVRFIGASNYSAWRLEEARWISAINGWPQFCALQQHYTYLRLRPGMDLAPQSFATDSELDYLRTHDLAFLAYSVLQSGGYTRTDRPLRKEYGGSDNAERLNVLHAVAAELGAPVNQVILAWMMQANPPAIPLIAASSEAQLDENLGALSLILTPEQLNRLTTAGTH from the coding sequence ATGAAGACAAAACGGCTTGGCAGCAGCGGCGTTGAAGTCAGTTCGATGTGCCTCGGCGCCATGTACTTCGGCTCACGCAATGACCGCACGCTTTCGTACCGCATCCTTGACCGTTACCTGGGCGCCGGCGGCACTTTCATCGACACCGCCAATATCTACGCCTGGTGGGTCGAAGGCTTCCACGGTGGCGAAAGCGAAACGCTGCTGGGCGAATGGATGCGCGAGCGTGGCAACCGGCAGCGGGTGTTTCTTGCCTCAAAAGTCGGCTTCCAGTATGGCGATGTCCCTAAACGCCTGACGTCCGCCCTGATCATCCAGGAATGCGAAAAGAGTCTCAAGCGCCTCGGCGTCGAGACGATCGACCTCTACTATGCGCATGTCGATGACCGCCTCACGCCGCTCGAAGAGTCGTTCGAGGCCTTCGACCATCTGGTCAGATCCGGTAAAGTGCGTTTCATCGGCGCCAGCAACTACAGTGCGTGGCGTCTGGAGGAAGCCCGCTGGATCAGCGCGATCAACGGCTGGCCGCAGTTCTGTGCGCTGCAGCAGCATTACACCTACCTGCGCCTGCGCCCTGGAATGGACCTCGCGCCGCAGTCCTTCGCTACCGACAGCGAACTTGACTACCTGCGTACCCACGATTTGGCCTTCCTGGCCTATTCCGTCCTGCAGTCCGGCGGCTATACCCGCACCGACCGCCCTCTGCGCAAGGAATATGGCGGCTCCGACAACGCGGAACGGCTGAATGTGCTCCATGCCGTCGCAGCCGAACTCGGCGCGCCGGTCAATCAGGTAATCCTCGCCTGGATGATGCAGGCCAACCCGCCCGCCATCCCGTTGATCGCCGCCAGCAGCGAGGCGCAGCTCGACGAGAACCTCGGCGCGCTCAGCCTGATCCTGACGCCGGAACAGTTGAATCGCCTGACGACCGCCGGCACCCATTGA